Proteins encoded by one window of Streptomyces sp. NBC_01571:
- a CDS encoding FAD-binding and (Fe-S)-binding domain-containing protein, whose amino-acid sequence MTDLGDRGPAEFRELRAALRGRLAAEVRGEVSFDATARALTSMDASNYRRVPLGVVAPRDSDDVAAVLSVCRAHAVPVVARGGGTSIAGQATGTGVVLDFTRHMNRIVALDPEAGTAVVQPGVVLDRLQEAAAPHGLRFGPDPSTHSRCTLGGMIGNNACGSHSVAWGTTADSVRELSVLTGRGEARTLGRDWRGAPPGLRTLVDGELARLRTGFPDLPRRISGYALDALLPERGADVARSFCGSEGTLGMLTEAVVGLVEAPRATALAVLGYADEGAAAEAAAGLLPLGPLTVEGMAADLVPPGAGLPRGGAWLFVETGGADAGEARARADAILRAADVLDAAVVTDPAGQRALWRVREDASGTATRMPGDGGEAWPGWEDCAVPPARLGAYLRDFRGLLAAHGLRGTPYGHFGDGCIHVRIDFDLLTGEGIGRFRGFSRELAELVVSHGGSLSGEHGDGQARAELLPLMYGPELVGLFERAKDLWDPDGLLNPGMLVRPHRLDENLRFAVLPREPVDVTFGYPADGGDFSAAVRRCVGVAKCRTTTPDATSVMCPSFRVTGEEEHSTRGRARLLHEMLAGEVVTGGWRSTEVRDALDLCLSCKGCRSDCPVGVDMATYKAEFLHHHYAGRRRPAAHYALGRLPGWLGLVARTRTAGLLNALSSLRPPAAVVKRLAGIAPERKIPRLAPETFSRWWQRRFKERVRRMMREGGVHGTDGYGADGNGAVAPAEAAFLWPDTFTEHLSPSVGRAAVRVLEAAGVDVMLTPTVGMRKLGSPARTGRNGKGNGGRKGTGGDEGESRKKATAGTAGAPGADRASGGPAPWAVGRAGRVCCGLTYVSTGQLDLARAVMRRTLDLMGAFLDPDVHPRPPSVVVLEPSCAAALRTDLPELLHDDPRAARLASAVLTFAEALERLAPDWSPPSLDRPVVGQTHCHQHAVLGDAADRRLRAAAGLTGSLAGGCCGLAGNFGFEKGHYAVSVSCAEEQLLPAVAAAGDDAVLLADGYSCRTQLEQLTGRGGKHLAEVLAEALDGSGRGAGHGRGHENGEMS is encoded by the coding sequence ATGACGGATCTTGGCGATCGGGGACCGGCGGAGTTTCGGGAACTACGGGCCGCACTGCGTGGACGGCTCGCCGCGGAGGTTCGCGGCGAGGTCTCCTTCGACGCCACCGCACGCGCGCTGACCAGCATGGACGCGTCCAACTACCGGCGCGTCCCGCTCGGTGTGGTGGCCCCGCGCGACAGCGACGACGTGGCGGCCGTGCTGTCCGTGTGCCGCGCGCACGCGGTGCCGGTCGTCGCGCGCGGCGGCGGCACCTCGATCGCCGGCCAGGCGACCGGCACCGGGGTCGTCCTCGACTTCACCCGGCACATGAACCGGATCGTCGCGCTGGACCCCGAGGCCGGCACCGCCGTCGTACAGCCCGGCGTCGTCCTGGACCGCCTCCAGGAAGCCGCCGCCCCGCACGGCCTGCGCTTCGGACCCGACCCCTCCACCCACAGCCGCTGCACCCTCGGCGGCATGATCGGGAACAACGCGTGCGGGTCGCACTCGGTGGCGTGGGGCACGACCGCGGACAGCGTGCGTGAGCTGTCGGTGCTGACCGGCCGGGGGGAGGCCCGCACGCTCGGCCGGGACTGGCGGGGCGCCCCGCCCGGCCTCCGCACCTTGGTGGACGGCGAGTTGGCCCGTCTGCGCACCGGTTTCCCGGACCTGCCCCGCCGCATTTCCGGTTACGCGCTGGACGCCCTGCTCCCCGAGAGGGGTGCGGACGTCGCCCGCTCCTTCTGCGGCTCCGAGGGCACTCTGGGCATGCTGACCGAAGCGGTGGTGGGACTGGTCGAGGCACCGCGGGCGACGGCGCTGGCCGTGCTCGGGTACGCGGACGAGGGCGCGGCGGCGGAGGCGGCCGCCGGGCTGCTGCCGCTCGGGCCGCTCACGGTGGAGGGGATGGCCGCGGACCTCGTACCGCCCGGCGCGGGGCTGCCGCGGGGCGGTGCCTGGCTGTTCGTCGAGACCGGCGGCGCCGACGCGGGGGAGGCCCGCGCGCGTGCCGACGCGATCCTGCGCGCCGCCGACGTCCTGGACGCCGCCGTGGTCACCGACCCGGCCGGGCAGCGTGCGCTGTGGCGGGTGCGTGAGGACGCGAGCGGCACGGCGACCCGGATGCCCGGCGACGGGGGAGAGGCGTGGCCCGGCTGGGAGGACTGCGCGGTGCCGCCGGCCCGGCTCGGGGCGTATCTGCGCGACTTCCGGGGCCTGTTGGCGGCCCACGGACTGCGCGGAACGCCGTACGGGCACTTCGGGGACGGCTGCATCCACGTCCGGATCGACTTCGACCTGCTGACGGGCGAGGGGATCGGCCGCTTCCGCGGCTTCTCACGGGAACTGGCGGAACTGGTCGTCTCGCACGGGGGCTCACTGTCCGGCGAGCACGGCGACGGGCAGGCCCGGGCCGAGCTGCTGCCCCTCATGTACGGTCCCGAACTGGTGGGCCTCTTCGAGCGGGCGAAGGACCTCTGGGACCCGGACGGCCTGCTCAACCCCGGCATGCTGGTGCGGCCGCACCGGCTGGACGAGAACCTGCGGTTCGCGGTGCTGCCGCGCGAGCCGGTGGACGTGACGTTCGGCTATCCGGCGGACGGCGGGGACTTCTCCGCGGCGGTGCGCCGCTGCGTGGGGGTCGCCAAGTGCCGTACGACGACACCCGACGCCACGAGTGTCATGTGCCCGTCGTTCCGGGTGACGGGCGAGGAGGAGCACTCCACCCGGGGACGGGCGCGGCTGCTGCACGAGATGCTCGCGGGCGAGGTGGTCACCGGCGGATGGCGGTCGACGGAGGTCCGTGACGCGCTGGACCTGTGCCTGTCCTGCAAGGGGTGTCGCTCCGACTGTCCGGTCGGCGTCGACATGGCCACGTACAAGGCGGAGTTCCTGCACCACCACTACGCGGGCCGGCGCCGCCCCGCCGCGCACTACGCCCTGGGACGGCTGCCCGGGTGGCTCGGGCTGGTCGCCCGGACCAGGACCGCCGGGCTGCTCAACGCCCTGTCCTCGCTGCGGCCGCCGGCCGCGGTGGTCAAGCGGCTGGCCGGGATCGCACCCGAGCGGAAGATCCCGCGTCTGGCGCCCGAGACGTTCAGCCGGTGGTGGCAGCGGCGGTTCAAGGAGCGGGTGCGGCGGATGATGCGCGAGGGGGGGGTGCACGGGACCGACGGGTACGGCGCCGACGGGAACGGTGCCGTCGCCCCGGCGGAGGCGGCCTTCCTGTGGCCGGACACCTTCACGGAGCACCTCTCGCCGTCGGTGGGGCGGGCGGCCGTACGGGTGCTGGAGGCGGCCGGCGTGGACGTGATGCTGACGCCGACGGTGGGGATGAGGAAGCTGGGGAGTCCGGCAAGGACCGGCAGGAACGGGAAGGGGAACGGCGGCAGGAAGGGGACGGGCGGCGACGAGGGAGAGAGCCGGAAGAAGGCGACGGCGGGGACGGCCGGGGCGCCGGGTGCGGACCGCGCGTCGGGCGGACCGGCCCCCTGGGCGGTGGGCCGAGCGGGCCGCGTCTGCTGCGGTCTCACGTACGTCTCCACGGGCCAGCTCGACCTCGCCCGCGCGGTGATGCGCCGCACCCTCGACCTGATGGGTGCGTTCCTGGATCCGGACGTCCACCCGCGGCCCCCCTCCGTCGTCGTCCTCGAACCGAGCTGCGCCGCCGCGCTGCGTACGGACCTCCCGGAGCTCCTCCACGACGACCCGCGCGCGGCCCGGCTGGCCTCGGCGGTGCTGACGTTCGCCGAGGCGCTGGAACGGCTCGCCCCGGACTGGTCGCCCCCCTCGCTGGACCGCCCCGTCGTCGGCCAGACCCACTGCCACCAGCACGCCGTCCTCGGCGACGCCGCCGACCGCCGGCTGCGCGCGGCGGCGGGTCTGACCGGCTCCCTCGCGGGCGGCTGCTGCGGCCTCGCGGGCAATTTCGGCTTCGAGAAGGGCCATTACGCCGTGTCGGTGTCCTGCGCGGAGGAACAGCTCCTCCCGGCGGTGGCGGCGGCCGGCGACGACGCGGTGCTCCTCGCGGACGGCTACTCCTGCCGCACCCAGCTGGAGCAGCTGACGGGCCGCGGGGGAAAGCACCTGGCGGAGGTGCTGGCGGAGGCACTCGATGGCTCCGGCCGGGGAGCGGGCCACGGCCGTGGGCACGAGAATGGCGAAATGTCCTGA
- a CDS encoding DMT family transporter — MNTPSAVPSSPASATPVAPVMAPLPGTGGGSPVRRGGLGPVGLVLAGGVSVQFGGALAVTLMPRTGALGVVTLRLLVAAIVLMVICRPKVRGHSRADWATVVLFGLTMAAMNGLFYQSVARIPLGPAVTLEVLGPLVLSVVASRRALNLLWAGLALGGVFLLGGGGFGSLDAAGVAFALSAGAMWAAYIVFSARTGRRFPQADGLALAMVVAAVAFLPLGIAESGTRLLDPTTAALGAAVAVLSSVLPYTLELLALRRLPASTFAILMSLEPAVAATAGFLVLHQALSATEALAIALVIAASMGAVRTQVGRGRATT, encoded by the coding sequence GTGAACACCCCCAGCGCCGTCCCGTCCTCCCCGGCGTCCGCGACCCCGGTCGCCCCGGTGATGGCCCCCCTGCCCGGTACGGGCGGCGGATCCCCGGTCCGGCGCGGCGGCCTCGGGCCCGTCGGACTGGTCCTCGCCGGAGGTGTCTCCGTGCAGTTCGGCGGCGCGCTGGCGGTGACCCTGATGCCGCGCACCGGGGCGCTCGGAGTGGTGACCCTTCGGCTGCTGGTGGCCGCGATCGTGCTGATGGTGATCTGCCGGCCGAAGGTGCGCGGACACTCCAGGGCCGACTGGGCCACGGTCGTCCTCTTCGGGCTGACCATGGCCGCGATGAACGGCCTCTTCTACCAGTCGGTCGCCCGCATCCCGCTGGGCCCCGCCGTCACGCTGGAGGTGCTCGGCCCACTGGTGCTCTCGGTGGTCGCCTCCCGCCGCGCCCTGAACCTGCTCTGGGCGGGCCTCGCGCTCGGCGGGGTCTTCCTGCTCGGCGGCGGAGGCTTCGGCAGCCTCGACGCGGCGGGCGTCGCCTTCGCGCTGTCCGCCGGCGCGATGTGGGCGGCGTACATCGTCTTCAGCGCCCGTACGGGCCGGCGCTTCCCGCAGGCCGACGGGCTCGCGCTCGCCATGGTGGTCGCGGCGGTGGCGTTCCTGCCGCTGGGGATCGCCGAGTCCGGGACCCGGCTGCTCGACCCCACGACCGCGGCGCTCGGGGCCGCGGTCGCCGTCCTGTCCTCCGTCCTCCCCTACACCCTCGAACTCCTCGCCCTGCGCCGCCTTCCCGCCTCCACCTTCGCCATCCTGATGAGCCTGGAACCGGCCGTCGCCGCGACCGCAGGCTTCCTCGTCCTGCATCAGGCGCTCTCCGCCACCGAGGCCCTCGCGATCGCCCTCGTCATCGCGGCGAGCATGGGCGCGGTACGGACCCAGGTGGGGCGGGGACGGGCCACGACGTAG
- a CDS encoding TIGR03084 family metal-binding protein, giving the protein MSDLSSVIDDLHRESEELDLLVGELTEEGWRLATPAPGWTVAHQIAHLAWTDRSALLAVTDAEAFAKEVEKAIASPGGFVDEGAEEGAARPAAELLADWRAGRGALEESLRAAPAGTRFPWYGPPMSVASVATGRLMETWAHGQDVADALGVTRTPTDRLRHVVRIGVRARDFAFGVRGLTPPDGEFRVELVSAAGELWTYGPEDASQRVTGPALDFCLLVTQRAHRADLAVRAQGPDADRWLDIAQAFAGPPGDGRQPGKARPEGPAE; this is encoded by the coding sequence GTGTCCGACCTGTCGTCCGTGATCGACGATCTGCATCGGGAGAGCGAGGAACTCGACCTGCTGGTCGGCGAGTTGACCGAGGAGGGCTGGCGGCTCGCCACCCCGGCCCCGGGCTGGACCGTCGCCCATCAGATCGCTCACCTGGCCTGGACGGACCGCTCCGCGCTGCTCGCCGTGACCGACGCCGAGGCCTTCGCGAAGGAGGTCGAGAAGGCGATCGCCTCACCCGGCGGATTCGTGGACGAGGGTGCCGAGGAGGGCGCGGCCCGCCCGGCCGCCGAGCTGCTCGCCGACTGGCGCGCGGGGCGCGGGGCGCTGGAGGAGTCCCTCCGCGCGGCCCCCGCCGGAACCCGCTTCCCCTGGTACGGCCCGCCCATGTCGGTCGCCTCCGTGGCCACCGGCCGGCTGATGGAGACCTGGGCCCACGGCCAGGACGTGGCGGACGCGCTGGGGGTGACACGTACCCCCACGGACCGGCTCCGGCACGTGGTGCGGATCGGCGTCCGGGCACGGGACTTCGCCTTCGGGGTACGCGGTCTCACGCCGCCGGACGGGGAGTTCCGCGTCGAACTCGTGAGTGCCGCCGGGGAGCTGTGGACGTACGGACCCGAGGACGCGTCCCAGCGGGTCACCGGCCCGGCCCTCGACTTCTGTCTCCTGGTCACCCAGCGCGCCCACCGCGCCGACCTCGCCGTACGGGCACAGGGCCCCGACGCCGACCGCTGGCTGGACATCGCCCAGGCCTTCGCGGGGCCGCCGGGGGACGGACGGCAACCCGGGAAGGCGCGGCCCGAGGGGCCGGCCGAGTGA
- a CDS encoding peptidoglycan bridge formation glycyltransferase FemA/FemB family protein has product MRLRLQVITREEHLAFVSTRASVSHMQVPSWGEVKPDWRAESLGWFDEEGRLVGAGLVLLRPLPRMRRYLAYLPEGPVVDWYAADLVERWLDPMLAYLKGRGAFSVKMGPPVAVRRWSADAVKAAIADPAARRLGDTEATTYEPAAAGVAEKLRNRGWRQAEAGAEDGFAAGQPRYVFQLPFGGRPLEEIQRGLNQQWRRNIKKAEKAGVKVVRGGYDDLPAFYELYAETAERDRFIPRPLPYFQRMWTALTAEDPDRMRLYLAHHDGEVLAAATMLTVGTHVWYSYGASTSRRREVQPNNAIQWRMMTDAHELGAAVYDFRGITDTLEESNHLLGLLRFKVGAGGEAVEYLGEWDFPLNRVLHRVLDLYMARR; this is encoded by the coding sequence ATGAGGCTCCGCCTGCAGGTCATCACCCGTGAAGAGCACCTGGCGTTCGTCTCGACACGGGCCTCGGTCAGCCATATGCAGGTGCCGTCCTGGGGCGAGGTGAAGCCGGACTGGCGGGCGGAGAGCCTCGGGTGGTTCGACGAGGAGGGGCGGCTCGTCGGGGCCGGGCTGGTGCTGCTGCGGCCGCTGCCGAGGATGCGGCGGTACCTCGCCTACCTCCCGGAGGGTCCGGTCGTCGACTGGTACGCGGCCGATCTCGTGGAGCGCTGGCTCGACCCGATGCTCGCGTATCTGAAGGGGAGGGGCGCGTTCTCGGTGAAGATGGGGCCGCCCGTGGCCGTACGCCGGTGGAGCGCCGACGCCGTCAAGGCGGCGATCGCCGATCCGGCGGCGCGCCGGCTCGGGGACACGGAGGCGACGACGTACGAACCGGCCGCCGCCGGTGTGGCCGAGAAGCTGCGGAACAGGGGCTGGCGGCAGGCCGAGGCGGGCGCCGAGGACGGGTTCGCGGCCGGGCAGCCGCGCTACGTCTTCCAGCTCCCCTTCGGCGGAAGGCCGCTGGAGGAGATCCAGCGCGGCCTCAACCAGCAGTGGCGGCGCAACATCAAGAAGGCCGAGAAGGCCGGTGTCAAGGTCGTGCGCGGCGGTTACGACGACCTGCCCGCGTTCTACGAGCTCTACGCGGAGACCGCTGAGCGCGACCGCTTCATCCCCCGCCCGCTGCCCTACTTCCAGCGCATGTGGACCGCGCTGACCGCCGAGGACCCGGACCGTATGCGGCTCTACCTCGCGCACCACGACGGCGAGGTCCTCGCCGCGGCCACGATGCTGACGGTCGGCACCCACGTCTGGTACTCCTACGGCGCCTCCACCAGCCGCAGACGCGAGGTCCAGCCCAACAACGCCATCCAGTGGCGCATGATGACCGACGCCCACGAACTGGGCGCCGCCGTCTACGACTTCCGCGGCATCACCGACACCCTGGAGGAGTCCAACCACCTCCTCGGCCTGCTCCGCTTCAAGGTCGGCGCGGGCGGCGAGGCCGTCGAGTACCTCGGCGAGTGGGACTTCCCCCTCAACCGCGTGCTCCACCGCGTCCTCGACCTGTACATGGCCCGCCGCTGA
- a CDS encoding acyclic terpene utilization AtuA family protein, with translation MREMLTGGPLDVLTGDYLAELTMLILGRDRLKNPAGGYARTFLRQLEECLGLAHERGVRVVANAGGLNPAGLAGAVRELAERLGIPVRVAHVEGDDLTRGHPGSLAAHAYLGGAGIAACLREGADVVVTGRVTDAALVTGPAVAHFGWAPDAYDRLAGAVVAGHVLECGTQATGGNYAFFGDHPTPRLRRPGFPLAELHEDGTSVITKHDGTGGVVDIGTVTAQLLYETSGARYAGPDVTARLDSVSLTQEGPDRVRIAGVRGEAPPPTLKVGLNRLGGYRNEVVFVLTGLDIEAKAALVRDQMETALDAAKSRPAEVRWELARTDRPDAPTEETASALLRLVVRDPDQDAVGRTLGGAAVELALASYPGFHVSAPPGKGSPYGVFEDSRVPQDAVEQVAVLPDGRRIAVAPARDTLVLEPAPQPALPEPPPAGPTRRAPLGLVAGARSGDKGGDANVGVWVRTEDAWRWLAHELTADRFRSLIPESRHLDVVRHVLPNLRALNFVVGGILGEGVAAQHRFDPQAKGLGEWLRSRHLDIPEALL, from the coding sequence ATGCGCGAGATGCTCACCGGCGGGCCCCTGGACGTCCTCACCGGCGACTACCTCGCCGAACTGACCATGCTCATCCTCGGCCGCGACCGTCTGAAGAACCCGGCGGGCGGCTACGCGCGCACCTTCCTGCGGCAGCTGGAGGAGTGCCTCGGCCTCGCGCACGAGCGGGGCGTCCGGGTCGTGGCGAACGCGGGCGGCCTCAACCCCGCCGGACTCGCCGGCGCCGTCCGGGAGTTGGCCGAGCGGCTGGGCATCCCGGTACGCGTCGCCCACGTCGAGGGGGACGACCTCACCCGCGGCCACCCCGGCAGCCTCGCCGCGCACGCCTACCTCGGCGGCGCCGGGATCGCCGCCTGTCTGCGCGAGGGCGCGGACGTCGTGGTGACCGGCCGGGTCACGGACGCCGCACTGGTCACCGGGCCGGCCGTCGCCCACTTCGGCTGGGCCCCGGACGCGTACGACCGGCTCGCGGGCGCCGTCGTCGCCGGGCACGTCCTGGAGTGCGGCACGCAGGCGACCGGCGGCAACTACGCCTTCTTCGGCGACCATCCCACGCCGCGGCTGCGCCGTCCCGGCTTTCCGCTCGCCGAACTCCACGAGGACGGCACGAGCGTCATCACCAAACACGACGGCACGGGCGGCGTCGTGGACATCGGCACGGTCACCGCGCAGCTCCTGTACGAGACGTCCGGCGCCCGGTACGCGGGCCCGGACGTCACCGCCCGCCTCGACTCGGTGTCGCTCACCCAGGAGGGTCCCGACCGGGTCCGGATCGCGGGGGTCCGGGGCGAGGCACCGCCGCCCACCCTCAAGGTCGGCCTCAACCGTCTCGGCGGCTACCGCAACGAGGTCGTCTTCGTCCTGACCGGGCTCGACATCGAGGCGAAGGCCGCGCTCGTACGGGACCAGATGGAGACCGCGCTCGACGCCGCCAAGTCGCGTCCGGCCGAGGTCCGCTGGGAGCTGGCCCGTACCGACCGGCCGGACGCGCCCACCGAGGAGACCGCGAGCGCCCTGCTCCGTCTCGTCGTACGGGACCCGGACCAGGACGCGGTCGGCCGCACGCTCGGCGGGGCGGCCGTCGAACTGGCCCTGGCGAGCTATCCGGGCTTCCATGTGTCGGCGCCCCCGGGAAAGGGCTCGCCGTACGGGGTGTTCGAGGACTCCCGCGTCCCCCAGGACGCCGTGGAGCAGGTGGCGGTCCTCCCGGACGGGCGCCGGATCGCGGTGGCCCCGGCCCGCGACACCCTGGTTCTGGAACCGGCGCCGCAGCCCGCCCTGCCCGAGCCGCCGCCCGCCGGGCCGACGCGCCGCGCCCCCCTCGGTCTGGTGGCCGGCGCCCGCAGCGGGGACAAGGGCGGCGACGCCAACGTCGGCGTCTGGGTCCGTACGGAGGACGCCTGGCGCTGGCTCGCCCACGAGCTGACGGCCGACCGGTTCCGGAGTCTGATCCCGGAGAGCCGTCATCTCGACGTGGTCCG